CACCTGGTACACCTGGCTCGAGCAGGGCCGCGAGATCAACGCCTCGGTGCAGGTCCTCGAGGCCATCGCCCGCACCCTCAAGATGGATGCGCAGGAGCGCTGGCACCTCTTCCAGCTCGCCGGCGTCACCGTCGTGGCCCCGACCTCGCAGTGCGACGTGCTCAGTGACGCGACGTACGCCGTGCTGGAGCAGCTCGACCCGTTCCCGGCCGTGGTGCTCTCGCCGCGCTACGAGATCCTGGCCTACAACCGCGCCTACAACCAGGTCACCGGCGACCTCGACGCGGTCGACCCGAGCGAGCGCAACCACCTGTGGCTGTTCTTCACCCACCCCTACTTCCGCACCCTGTGCCTCGGCAACCGCCCCGAGGCCGCCGCCCACCTGGTCGGCGGCATGCGCGTGGCCATGGCCGGCGACCTGGACGACCCGCTGTGGGGCGAGCTGGTGCGCCGGCTGCGCGAGGCCTCGGAGGAGTTCGACGACCTCTGGCGCCGCCACGACGTGGTCAGCCGCGCCATGCCCGCCAAGGACTTCACCAGCCCGGTCGGCGACCTGCACCTGCACCTCATGCGCCTCGGCGTCGGCGACCTCCCCGGCGGCACCCGCCTGATGGTCTACACCCCCCGCGACGAGGCCACCCGCGAGCGCCTCGAGCAGCTGGTCTCGCTCGACGCCGCCCAGCAGAGGCGCGCCGGCTGAGGGCCGTGCGTTGAGCCGGGCGACTGGACCGGGCGACTGGAGCGCAGGGGAGCGGGGAATGATCTCCCGGTGACGTCCTCCCCACCCGACCTCGACCACCTGCGCCGCGCCATCGCGCTCTCGCAGGCGGCCCGCGACCACGGCAACCACCCGTTCGGCGCCCTCCTGGCCGACGCCGACGGCCGCGTCGTCCTCGAGGCCGAGAACACCGTCGTCACCGGCGCCGACGTCACCGGCCACGCCGAGACCAACCTGGTCCGCCTCGCCTCCCGCGACCTCGCCCCCGACCTGCTCGCCACGCACACCCTCTACAGCAGCTGCGAGCCCTGCGCCATGTGCTCCGGCGCCGCCTACTGGGCCGGCATCGGTCGCGTGGTCTACGCCCTGAGCGAGGCCGGCCTCGCCCGCCTCACCGGCCCCCACCCGGACAACCCCACCCTGGACCTCCCGAGCCGCGACGTCCTCGCGGCCGGCAGCCGTCGCGTCGAGGTCGACGGGCCGCTGCTCGAGGACGAGGCCGCGGTCCCGCACCAGGGCTTCTGGGCCTGATCCCCGGGCCGGACCTGGCGGCCTGAGCCCGTAGCGTCGCCAGCGCTCGGCGCGCGCTCGGTCGCGACGTCACAGGACGTTTACACACGACTTCGGACCAGACCCTTGACTGCGCAATCGTTATTCCTGTTGTCTGCCTCTGTCGGAAAGAACGTTTGCGCAGAGAGGCGGACCGCGTGCGGGTGGCTGTGGTGGCGACGGGCGGGACGATCGCGTCCCGCCGCGACGACCGGGGGGACGTGGTTCCCGTCGACGGTGCCCGCGAGCTGTTCGCCTCGGTGCCGGTCGACCCCCGGCTGGACGTGGAGTACGTCGACCTGGCCCCGGTTCCGAGCTTCGCGGTGGGACTCGACGAGATGGTCGCGGTGGTGCTGAGGGTCCGCGGGCTGCTGGCCGGGGGGCATGAGTCCGTCCTGGTCACCCACGGGACCGATTCGCTGGAGGAGATGGCCTTCCTCGTCTCGATGCTGATGCCCACCGACGCCCACGTGGTCCTCACCGGCTCGCAGCGTCCGGCCGACGACCCGCACTCGGACGCCGCCGGCAACCTCGCGGACTCGCTGACCGCTCTCCAGGCCGGGCTCGGGCCGTGCGTGGTCATGGGTGGGTACGCCGTGGCCGCGTTCGAGGCGCGCAAGGTGCACACCTCGGCGACGGCCGCGTTCTCTGGTGGGGCGGCCGGTGCGATCGCGCTGATCGACGGCCCCGACGTGGTGCCGCTGTCTCGTCCGTGCCGCGGCGGGAACTTCGCCGACGTCACCCCACCCACCCTGCCCCGGGTCGACCTGGTCAAGCTCGGGGCCGGCACCGATGGCGCTCACGTCGACGCGTCCGTCGCCGCGGGTGCAGCCGGCGTCGTCCTGGAGGCCTTCGGACGCGGCAATGCCGGGCCCGGCCTCGTCGACGCCGTCGAGCGCGCGACCACCGCAGGCGTGCGCGTCCTCGTGTCGAGCCGTGTCGGCCACGGGCTGGTGCGGCCGGTGTACGGCCAGGGCGGCGGCGCCGACCTGGCGCGCGCCGGCGCGGACTTCGCCGGTGACCTCACCGCCCCTCGAGCCCGCGTCGCGCTGGGCCTCGCGCTGGCCCACCCCGAGCTCGGGCCGGTGGACAAGCAACTGGAGATGGTGTGGCGGGGGCAGAGCGCATGAGGACCCAGGCAGTGGTGATGCGTGAGCTCGGCGACGAGTCCGTGCTGCACCTGGAGGACGTCGAGCTGGCCGCACCCGGTCCGGGGGAGGTGCTGCTGCGCGTGCTCGCGGTGGCGGTCAACCACCTCGACCTCGAGCTGCGTGACGGACGCTCTCGCATGCCCCTGACCTTTCCTCACGTCCTGGGCCGCGAGCTGGTCGGCGAGGTCGTGGAGGTGGGCGACCCGGCCGGCTCCGAGTGGAGCGCCGGCGATCGCGTCGTCCTGCTGCCCCACGTGCCGTGCGGCCGGTGCCGGCACTGCCTCACCGGCTCGGCGAACATCTGCCTGGCCGGCTGGATGCCCGGGATCCACGGGTGGGGTGGGTACGCGCGTCACGTCCTGGCCCCCGTGCGCGGACTGCGCCACGTGCCGGACCTCCCCGTCGAGGTCCTGGCGGCTCTTCCCATCTCGTTCGGCACGGCCTGGCGGGCCCTGCACTCCGCGGCCTCGGTCGTCACCGGGGACTGGGTCCTGGTCCCCGGCGCCGGAGGCGGGCTCGGCCACGCCTCGGTGCAGGTCGCCGCGCTGGCCGGAGCCCGGGTCATCGGGTTGGTCCGGTCCGCGGCGAAGGCCGACTTCGTGAAGGCGTGCGGCGCCGAGCACGTCGTGCTGACCGACACCGACGGCTGGCCGGACGAGGTGCGCGGACTCACCGACGGCCGGGGAGTGGACGTGGTGGTCGAGCACGTCGGCGGCGACAGCTTCGAGGGCTGTCTCGCGGCGCTGGCCCCTCGGGGCACGCTCGTCGTGGCGGGTGGCCATGGGGGCGAGCACCCCCGTCTGGACGTCATCGAGGTCTTCCGCAACGAACTGCGCGTCCACGGCGTGCGCAGTCAGCGACCCGACGACGTCGAGCGCGTGCTGGACCTCGCTGCCGCGGGCCGGCTGCGCCCGCAGGTCGACCAGGTGTTCAGCCTCGAGCAGGCCGCGGACGCGCACCGACGCGTGGCCAGCCGCCAGGCCGTCGGGAAGGTCGTCCTGGTCCCGTGAGCGCCCCACCCGAACCGTCCGGAGCAGGAGAAGAGAGGTCGAAGGTGAGCACCGTCCGACAGCAGACCCGGGACTTCATCGGCTACGGCCGCGACGCGCCCGCCATCGAGTGGCCCGGCGGCGCGAAGGTCGCGGTGAGTCTCTGCCTCAACTACGAGGAGGGGGCCGAGCACAGCATCCTCGACGGCGACGACCGCAACGAGTGGGTGGGCGAGATCGCCTACACCCCGGCGGACGCCAGCCGGCGTGACCTGTCGCAGGAGTCGGTCTACGAGTACGGCAGCCGGGCCGGCATCTGGCGACTGATGCGGCTCTTCGACCGGACCCAGGTCCCGGTGACCTTCTTCGCGGCCGCCCAGGCCCTCGAACGCAACCTCGAGGTCGCACGCGCCATCGTGCCGGCCGGCCACGAGGTCTGCTCGCACGGGCTGCGCTGGGTGGAGCCCGCGTCCATGACTCCGGAGGAGGAGCGCGACCAGGTGCTCCGCGCCGTCGAGAGCCTGGAGCGGACCACAGGTGAGCGGCCGGTCGGCTGGTACTCCCGCTACGCCCCGTCGGAGCACACGCGCCGGATCCTCGTCGACCAGGGCGGGTTCCTCTACGACTCCGACGCCTACAACGACGACCTGCCGTACTGGACCTCCGTCAGCGGCCAGCGGCACCTGGTGGTGCCGTACACCCACACCTACAACGACGGCCGCTTCGCCTTCAACCCTGGCTACTCCCAGCCCGGGGACTTCCTCGAGAACGTCCGCAGGGGGATCTCCTACCTCATCGAGGAGGGGGAGACGCACCCCAAGATGATCTCGGTCGGGCTCCACGCGCGACTGGTCGGCCAGGCGGGCCGGACCTCCGCGCTCGCCGAGCTCATCGAGTGGTGCCAGTCGACCGGCGCCGTCTGGTTCGCCCGCCGACGCGACATCGCCCAGTGGTGGAGCGACCACTACTCCGACCTTCCCACGCTTGGAGGTGACGACTGATGCGCGTCGAGATCGACCGGATCAGCAAGTCCTACCGGACGCCCGAAGGGGCGCCGCTGCCCGTCGTCGACGGGCTGTCGGCCACGATCGAGGAGGGGGAGTTCGTCTGCATCATCGGCCCGAGCGGCTGCGGCAAGAGCACGCTGCTCGGCATGCTCGGCGGGCTGCACGCTCCCGACTCCGGGGCCGTTCGGTTCTCAGGTCGGCGCAGCGCCCAGGGCGAGATGACCTCCATCGTCTGGCAGGACTACGCCCTCATCCCGTGGCGCACGATCGTGGACAACGTCGCCATCGCTCTCGAGCTGCGCGGCGTGCCCAGGCGCAAGCGGCGAGCGGTCGCCCTGGAGCACCTCGAGACGATGGGCATCGAGGCCTTCGCCAAGTCGCGGCCGCAGCAGCTCTCGGGTGGCATGCGCCAGCGCGCAGGCATCGCGCGCGCCCTGGCCAGTGACCCCGAGGTCCTGCTGATGGACGAGCCGTTCGCGGCAGTGGACGCCCAGACCCGGACCCTGCTCCAGGAGGAGCTCCTCGACGTCTGGGAGAAGCACCAGAAGACGGTGCTCTTCATCACCCACGGCATCGAGGAGGCGCTGCTCCTCGCCGACCGGGTCCTGGTCCTGAGCGGCCGCCCCACGAAGGTCGTCGAGGATCTCCGCGTCCCCTTCGCCCGGCCCCGCGGTACGGCCACGACCGAGGACCCCCGCTTCGCCGAGCTCAAGACCCACCTGTGGGAGCGGCTGCGCGACGCGACGCTGGCCGCGGAATGGGCCGAGGCCGAGGAGGTGTCGGCATGAGCGCGACGTCCACCCCTGCGCCGACCGAGGCGGCCGCACCAGCCGTCGTCTACGGACCGAGCCGACGCGGCACCAGGGGGCCGAGCCGTGCGTTCCGCTTCATGGCGAGCCCCGCCGGCAGCCTGGTCCCGGTCGTGGTGATCCTCGCCGTGTGGCAGCTCGGATCGCGAGCAGGGCTGATCGACGAGACCTTCTTCCCGGCGCCGTGGGACTGCGCCGTGGCCCTGAAGGACCTCCTGGCCGACGGAGACCTGCTCTCCAACATCTGGATCACCGTGCAGCGGATCCTGGCCGGATTCGCTCTGGGTGTCGTCCCGGCCGTCGTCGTCGGGATCATGATGGGCCTGGTCCCGTGGCTCAAGGTGGTCCTCGACCCGGTGATCGCGATCCTCTACCCGATCCCGGCCGTGGCGATCCTGCCGCTCCTGCTCGTCATCTTCGGCACCGGCGGTACGCCGATCATCGTGCTCGGCGGGATCATCTCGTTCTTCCCCTCGGCGGTGAACGCCATGGCGGGCGTCCAGCAGAACGACCAACGCCTCGTGCTCATGGCCCGCAACATGGGCGCCTCCCGCGCCCAGATCCTGTGGAAGGTCGTGCTGCCCGGCGCGCTCCCGTCGATCTTCGCAGGCATCCGCCTCTCGGCCGGCCTCGCGCTGCTCGGTGTCATCGCCGGTGAGTTCCTCGCCGGCTCCGACGGCATCGGCTCGCTCACCTGGCAGTACTGGCAGGTGTACCAGATCAGCAACATGTACGCGACGCTCGCGGTCATCGCGGCCATGGGATTCGCCCTCACCACGGTGACGCTGCGAGTGCAGCGTCGCTTCTTCAACTGGACGGAAGGAAGCACGCGATGACCCCGAAGAAGGCCCTGTCCGCGTTCCTCGTGGCCGGGTTCGCCCTGGCCGTGACGGCTTGCGGCAGCGACTCCGGTGACGACGACTCCGCCTCGGGTGACGGGATGCAGAAGGTCACCGTGAACACCCTGCCCATCGTGGCCCTGGCGCCGATGTTCGTGGCGGAGGACAAGGGGTTCTTCGAGGAGGAGGGCGTCGAGAACTCCTACACCGACTCCGACATCTACGCCCAGCTCGCGCTGCAGAGCCAGGGCAAGCTCGACGTCAACATCCCGGGCCTGGGTGGCGCGTTCTACAACGCCATCAACCAGAACCTGGAGCTCAAGGCCGTCGCCGACCGCAACCAGTACACGTGCTCCTCCGACAGCATCCTGCTGGTCGGCACCAAGGCCAAGGAGGCCGGGCTCGAGACGGTGGCGGACCTGAAGGGCAAGAAGGTCGCGATCCTGGCCCGGGGCTCGTCGACCGAGTACTGGCTGAGCCGGGCCCTCGAGGACGAGGGACTGACCATCGACGACCTCGGCGGGCTGACGACGCTCGGCTACCCCGACATCGCCAACGCGCTCAAGACCGGCGCCGTGGACGCCGGCTTCATGACCGAGCCCATCGCCTACGGGCTGATGGCCGACGGCGACGCCGAGCGCATGCTCGCGACGTACGAGATCGTCCCGGACAACCAGCAGGGCGTGATCTCGATGTCGCAGGACTTCATCGACAAGCGCCCCGAGGTGGCCGCGAAGTGGATGGCCGGCTGGCTCAAGGGCGTGCGGTACTTCCAGGACCCAGCCAACAGGGACGAGGTCGTCAAGATCATCGCGGACAACACCCAGGTGCCCGTCGAGACCGTCGACGCGCTCTACGGGACCGACCAGTGGCCCTACCAGAACCCGAACGGCGAGGTCGACACCGAGCGGGCCACCGCGGACGACGGTGCCTGGCTGGTGGACAACGGCGTCATCGAGGAGATGCCGGACACCGACGAGTGGTACGACGACTCGGTCGTCAAGGCCGCCCTGGAGGAGGTCGGCACCGTCGACTCCGAGCGTGACTGCTCCACCGTGCAGCCCCTGCAGGTCCCGTGATCGGCTCGGCCAACAAGGTGGTCGCCGCCCTGGAGGAGGGCCGGCCTGCCTTCGGCAGCCTCACGCTCCTCCAGGAGCCGGCGGTGGGGGAGATCCTCGGTCGCTGCGGCTACGACTTCCTCGTCATCGACAGCGAGCACGCGGCGGCCGACGAGCAGTCGGTGCTGGCGATGGTGCGCGGTGCCCAGTCGGCAGGCTGCACGCCGATCGTCCGGGTGCGGCACGCCGAGCGCAAGGAGATCCTCTGGGCGCTCGACACGGGAGCCGGAGGGGTCCTCGTGCCCGTCCTGGAGTCGGGGGAGCAGGCCCGGGCCGTGGTCGACGCGGCGCACTACCCACCGCGCGGGCGGCGTACGGTCTGTTCCGCCACGCGTGCCGCCGGCCACGGAACGGCGCGCCGGGACTTCGGTGAGTACCTCGCCTGGGCCGAGCGCAACGTCCTCACGATCGGGCTGGTCGAGACCCGTCGCGGGGTCGAGGAGCTCGACGCGATCCTGGCCTCGGGTATCGACGTGGTCATGCTCGGCCGCGCCGACCTGTCCCTCGACATGGGGCTGGGCTACGCCCCGTGGCACCCGGACGTGGTCGCCGCGTCGTACGACGTCGTGGAGCGGGCGCTCGCCGCCGGAGTGACGCCCGGGGTGCTGGCCTACAGCGTCGAGGAGGCGCACGAGTGGATGGCGCGCGGCGTCTCCTTCGTCGTCTTCTCCCAGCCCGAGATGCTCCTGAGTGACGCCTACCAGCAGGCCATCGCCGGGTTGCGCGGAGGCGCCTCGTGAGCCTGCTGGTGACCGGCGGAGCGCAGGGCATCGGCGCGGCGATCGTGGACAAGGCGCGCTCGACAGGAGAGCGTGTCGACGTGCTGGACCTCGAGCTCGGCGTGGACGCGGCCGATCCGGCCGCGGTCCGCGAGTTCGTCGAGTCCGTCCCGACCCCGACCAGGGTGGCCCACATCGCCGGCGTGGTGGGCCGGGGCGGGCTCGGCGAGGTGGAGCTGTCCGACTGGGACCGGGTGATCCGGGCCAACCTGACCTCGGCCTTCGTGGTGACCAACGAGGTCGTGCCACGCATGGCCGAGGCCGGGGGCGGCGCGGTGGTGCTGATGAGCAGCCTGAACGCCCGCGACGGCGGGACGACCATGTCGGGCGTGGCCTACGCCAGCGCCAAGGCCGGCGTCCTCGGGCTCGCACGGCACGCCGCCAAGCACTGGGGTCCGCACGGCGTCCGCGTCAACGCGATCGCCCCGGGCCCCGTCCGGACCCGCGTGCACGACCGGCTCACCGCCGAGCAGCGGGCCGGGCTGCTGGCCGCGATGCCGCTGCCTCGTGTGTCCGAGCCGCAGGAGATCGCCGACATCGTGCTCTTCCTGCTCTCCGAGTCGTGCGCGAGCGTCACCGGCATGACGTTCGACGTCAACGGCGGAAGCCACCTGAGCTAGGAGCCCTGCGTGCCGACCCCAGTGACTCTGCGCGACGTCGCCGCCGCGACCGGTGTGCACGCCTCGACGGTGTCGCGCATCCTGCGCGGCGACCGGCACCGGGTGCGGCCGGAGACCGCGGAGCGGGTCCTCAGCTACGCCGCGGAGGTGGGCTACACCGCGAACCGCTGGGCCGCGAGCCTGCGCAGCGGGCGGACCAACGTCCTGGGGATGCTGGTGCCGCGCATCACCGACGCTGTGCTGGCGACGGTCTTCGAGTCGTTCGAGCAGGCCGCGGCCCGAGCCGGGTTCATGTCGCTGG
This genomic window from Nocardioides anomalus contains:
- a CDS encoding ABC transporter permease: MSATSTPAPTEAAAPAVVYGPSRRGTRGPSRAFRFMASPAGSLVPVVVILAVWQLGSRAGLIDETFFPAPWDCAVALKDLLADGDLLSNIWITVQRILAGFALGVVPAVVVGIMMGLVPWLKVVLDPVIAILYPIPAVAILPLLLVIFGTGGTPIIVLGGIISFFPSAVNAMAGVQQNDQRLVLMARNMGASRAQILWKVVLPGALPSIFAGIRLSAGLALLGVIAGEFLAGSDGIGSLTWQYWQVYQISNMYATLAVIAAMGFALTTVTLRVQRRFFNWTEGSTR
- a CDS encoding polysaccharide deacetylase family protein → MSTVRQQTRDFIGYGRDAPAIEWPGGAKVAVSLCLNYEEGAEHSILDGDDRNEWVGEIAYTPADASRRDLSQESVYEYGSRAGIWRLMRLFDRTQVPVTFFAAAQALERNLEVARAIVPAGHEVCSHGLRWVEPASMTPEEERDQVLRAVESLERTTGERPVGWYSRYAPSEHTRRILVDQGGFLYDSDAYNDDLPYWTSVSGQRHLVVPYTHTYNDGRFAFNPGYSQPGDFLENVRRGISYLIEEGETHPKMISVGLHARLVGQAGRTSALAELIEWCQSTGAVWFARRRDIAQWWSDHYSDLPTLGGDD
- a CDS encoding nucleoside deaminase, whose amino-acid sequence is MTSSPPDLDHLRRAIALSQAARDHGNHPFGALLADADGRVVLEAENTVVTGADVTGHAETNLVRLASRDLAPDLLATHTLYSSCEPCAMCSGAAYWAGIGRVVYALSEAGLARLTGPHPDNPTLDLPSRDVLAAGSRRVEVDGPLLEDEAAVPHQGFWA
- a CDS encoding quinone oxidoreductase family protein, with translation MRTQAVVMRELGDESVLHLEDVELAAPGPGEVLLRVLAVAVNHLDLELRDGRSRMPLTFPHVLGRELVGEVVEVGDPAGSEWSAGDRVVLLPHVPCGRCRHCLTGSANICLAGWMPGIHGWGGYARHVLAPVRGLRHVPDLPVEVLAALPISFGTAWRALHSAASVVTGDWVLVPGAGGGLGHASVQVAALAGARVIGLVRSAAKADFVKACGAEHVVLTDTDGWPDEVRGLTDGRGVDVVVEHVGGDSFEGCLAALAPRGTLVVAGGHGGEHPRLDVIEVFRNELRVHGVRSQRPDDVERVLDLAAAGRLRPQVDQVFSLEQAADAHRRVASRQAVGKVVLVP
- a CDS encoding HpcH/HpaI aldolase family protein; its protein translation is MIGSANKVVAALEEGRPAFGSLTLLQEPAVGEILGRCGYDFLVIDSEHAAADEQSVLAMVRGAQSAGCTPIVRVRHAERKEILWALDTGAGGVLVPVLESGEQARAVVDAAHYPPRGRRTVCSATRAAGHGTARRDFGEYLAWAERNVLTIGLVETRRGVEELDAILASGIDVVMLGRADLSLDMGLGYAPWHPDVVAASYDVVERALAAGVTPGVLAYSVEEAHEWMARGVSFVVFSQPEMLLSDAYQQAIAGLRGGAS
- a CDS encoding asparaginase domain-containing protein; its protein translation is MRVAVVATGGTIASRRDDRGDVVPVDGARELFASVPVDPRLDVEYVDLAPVPSFAVGLDEMVAVVLRVRGLLAGGHESVLVTHGTDSLEEMAFLVSMLMPTDAHVVLTGSQRPADDPHSDAAGNLADSLTALQAGLGPCVVMGGYAVAAFEARKVHTSATAAFSGGAAGAIALIDGPDVVPLSRPCRGGNFADVTPPTLPRVDLVKLGAGTDGAHVDASVAAGAAGVVLEAFGRGNAGPGLVDAVERATTAGVRVLVSSRVGHGLVRPVYGQGGGADLARAGADFAGDLTAPRARVALGLALAHPELGPVDKQLEMVWRGQSA
- a CDS encoding ABC transporter substrate-binding protein, whose protein sequence is MTPKKALSAFLVAGFALAVTACGSDSGDDDSASGDGMQKVTVNTLPIVALAPMFVAEDKGFFEEEGVENSYTDSDIYAQLALQSQGKLDVNIPGLGGAFYNAINQNLELKAVADRNQYTCSSDSILLVGTKAKEAGLETVADLKGKKVAILARGSSTEYWLSRALEDEGLTIDDLGGLTTLGYPDIANALKTGAVDAGFMTEPIAYGLMADGDAERMLATYEIVPDNQQGVISMSQDFIDKRPEVAAKWMAGWLKGVRYFQDPANRDEVVKIIADNTQVPVETVDALYGTDQWPYQNPNGEVDTERATADDGAWLVDNGVIEEMPDTDEWYDDSVVKAALEEVGTVDSERDCSTVQPLQVP
- a CDS encoding ABC transporter ATP-binding protein, which produces MRVEIDRISKSYRTPEGAPLPVVDGLSATIEEGEFVCIIGPSGCGKSTLLGMLGGLHAPDSGAVRFSGRRSAQGEMTSIVWQDYALIPWRTIVDNVAIALELRGVPRRKRRAVALEHLETMGIEAFAKSRPQQLSGGMRQRAGIARALASDPEVLLMDEPFAAVDAQTRTLLQEELLDVWEKHQKTVLFITHGIEEALLLADRVLVLSGRPTKVVEDLRVPFARPRGTATTEDPRFAELKTHLWERLRDATLAAEWAEAEEVSA
- a CDS encoding SDR family NAD(P)-dependent oxidoreductase produces the protein MSLLVTGGAQGIGAAIVDKARSTGERVDVLDLELGVDAADPAAVREFVESVPTPTRVAHIAGVVGRGGLGEVELSDWDRVIRANLTSAFVVTNEVVPRMAEAGGGAVVLMSSLNARDGGTTMSGVAYASAKAGVLGLARHAAKHWGPHGVRVNAIAPGPVRTRVHDRLTAEQRAGLLAAMPLPRVSEPQEIADIVLFLLSESCASVTGMTFDVNGGSHLS
- a CDS encoding helix-turn-helix transcriptional regulator, whose product is MTVSRRTELADFLRTRRERLSPDDVGLPAGGRRRTPGLRREEVALLAGVGVTWYTWLEQGREINASVQVLEAIARTLKMDAQERWHLFQLAGVTVVAPTSQCDVLSDATYAVLEQLDPFPAVVLSPRYEILAYNRAYNQVTGDLDAVDPSERNHLWLFFTHPYFRTLCLGNRPEAAAHLVGGMRVAMAGDLDDPLWGELVRRLREASEEFDDLWRRHDVVSRAMPAKDFTSPVGDLHLHLMRLGVGDLPGGTRLMVYTPRDEATRERLEQLVSLDAAQQRRAG